From the genome of Nicotiana sylvestris chromosome 1, ASM39365v2, whole genome shotgun sequence:
AACTTGCTGATAGTTTTTGAGGAGATAGGTGGTGATGCATCAAAGATTTCTCTTGTCAAAAGGTCAATTACATATGTATAGACATGATATCATTTAGGTATtattatttaaaagaaaaatttggtGTGAGATTTATCTCATAGAAAAGAAAGGGTTCTACGAAAAGCTCTTATGCTAGTTTTTTTGGCCAATAATTAGCTTATTTGATTTGCTTTCCCATCATCTTCATTCAAAATGTGGCTGCAGTGCTACTGCTGGTCTTCCTCATCGATGTACATATTAAGAAGTTATTAATGGAAAAAGAACTCTATTTGTTTCATTTCAGAAAAGAGAGATCCAATTTTCAATTTCTCTTACTTTATATTCTTATCCGTCTTAAATTCTAAACCATTAGATCTTGTGTTACAGAAACGGGTCCTTTGTAGTAATTATTATATTTCTCCTTCACAAAAATAATTTTGCCaagtaaaattttattttgttggCATGAAATTAACCTTGAATTGAATGAATGGTTAAATGAATTTAAGAAATGCTAATACGAGAGCTGCACTAATATCATTGTGAAGGTACATATTTTACTTTCgagttaagttcaaattttaaatgattttacattTGGCACAAAACCTGGAACCTATACACCACTTCTCTCTGCAATGGACTTCCATTATTCCAATATTTACGCCTAATTGTTAGTAGTACTAGTAGCTTATTAAGTTTTGAAAAGATAAATGCGTGCCCCATTATTTACGTGAACTTGAAACAGTATTTTTTTACCCATCGCATCAACTTAAGGGGCAATCAAGTAGAAAGAGTGCTGCAGAAAGATAACGATTTGTACTCTTTTTTACCACATAAGTAGGACAATATCACGGGTGTTTACATTAATCAACAAATTTAAGGACAcaatatttttcatatatatatatattgtttactTAATCATAGTTAAATAATATATATTCTCACTTTAATTTGGGGTAACTACAAAAATTAGATTATTTAATTCGACTCATtcacaaaatattttttaagTGTTTTCCTAAATAATAGTCCTTCAAATTGATTGAGCGTGTTGCATCCCAAATTAATTAAATCTAATAAATGTATATACTTAGTCCTTACTAAAACattaaatttttaaataaagTTATCCAACAATTCAACAGTTTCAATATATAGTTATTGGaaacaagaaaaatgaaggtATTCAGAGCCTTCTATTCAATCCCTTTTAGTTTATACCCGCTGCAAATTTGAGTCCGGAAACAAAATGACGTCATTTGCCAATTTTTGACGTCATTTTGGTTCCTGACTCCTGCAAATTTTAACACATTTGAACTTTGATCAACAAAACTGCAGCGCACCAGAACCAAAACAGCAAAAAATCGCTGGCGCGCGAAGGCGCGAAACATACTATCAAGTCTTTCTCCTtcagcaaaagaaaaaaaaaaaactcaataaaagaaatctttaaaaaaacaaaatgcACCTGTGACACACGCTGGCTCGTCTCTCTCGCTCTTTAACTCTCCTATTTCTCTCTCTAGAAATTTCAGGCGCATGACTTTTGTAGTTTGTTCGTCACGCTCTTCCTTCAGTCCATGGCTAAAACTCGCGCCAATCGTCGAACCCTAGATTCTTACACGGTCAAATCCATCAACAAAACCGTCCGAGGTAAGTTCAATTCCACTCTTCTCCCAATTTTCCTACAAAATATGCAAAAAAATTCGCCGGAAAATCTAACTTGCGCCACCTGTCATCGTTTCCTCAGCCGGAGACTGCGTGTTGATGCGACCGTCGGAGTCGTCAAAGCCGTCGTACGTAGCTCGAGTTGAGACGATTGAGTCGGACAGCAGAGGCGGTAACGTCAGGGTTCGCGTCCGGTGGTACTACCGGCCGGAGGAGTCGATCGGCGGTCGACGTCAATTTCACGGCTCAAAGGAACTGTTCCTGTCCGATCACTACGATACACAAAGCGCCGACACAATTGAAGGCAAGTGTACGGTCCACACATTCAAGAGCTACACAAAACTCGACGCCGTTGGCAACGAAGATTTCTTTTGCCGATTCGAGTACAATTCTTCTACTGGAGCGTTTAATCCCGACAGAGTTGCCGTGTATGTTTAAAGCTTGATGAAAATCCTGGCTTTTTTGCTTACATATCTATTTAATTACACTTAAAGTTGGTTATAATAGTAACTTGACCTCAGTTTTCGCAATTGAATAAAACTATCTGGCTACAACACCTAGCTATGTGGTCTTATTAGGAAAGAATTTAAGTTCAATACAATACAACTGTAAAAAATTATTTACACAATCAGGTCAAATATAATGTAATTGTGCCGTTACTGCTTACAGTTTCAATTTAATTACATCTAAATGTGGTTATAATAGTGATTTAACCTCTTTTTTTGCTGTTGCATAAAAATATCCGGCTACAATATCTAGCTATCTGGTACTATTATTTACACAATTAGctcacttattaggtaattacaTTCAAATCTCTTGTTAAACATTAATTGGTAATCTGTCAAAGATGGTAAGTAACCAGCTGTCATAGGTTAAAATTCACCATTAGTGTGATTGGtggtgtatataacttaaatcatTAGGAAATATATCTTTTTCTTAACAAGTTCTGCCACATATTTGAATTGATTATTAACCTGAATTTATTGGTTGAGTGTTCTCCTTGGTCCAAATTTTGCAGGTATTGTAAATGTGAGATGCCTTACAATCCGGATGACCTCATGGTTCAATGCGAAGGCTGCAGTGACTGGTAAGTCTGATTCTTTACATTTTTATTGTGGTAGGTTGTATTATAATATAATTTCATGTTTAGCCATCCG
Proteins encoded in this window:
- the LOC104226707 gene encoding chromatin remodeling protein SHL-like, whose protein sequence is MAKTRANRRTLDSYTVKSINKTVRAGDCVLMRPSESSKPSYVARVETIESDSRGGNVRVRVRWYYRPEESIGGRRQFHGSKELFLSDHYDTQSADTIEGKCTVHTFKSYTKLDAVGNEDFFCRFEYNSSTGAFNPDRVAVYCKCEMPYNPDDLMVQCEGCSDWFHPACIDMTPEEAKRLDHFFCQNCSSEDQKKLLNSHATSRLSDTKVESKRRRR